The Paraburkholderia caffeinilytica genome segment GAGCGGCACATCGGAAAACGAAATACCGAGTTCGTCCTCCAACTCGCGCAGACCTAAGCGGTCAGCCTTGCTGACGTCGCGTGCCTTGAAGGACACCTCGACGGTGCGCATTGCGTGTTCAGCATCGCCAATGATCGACAGCTCCTGGCCATCGAGATGTGCCACGCCGTGCAGCGAGGTGGAAAGCGTGGGCTGTTTGTCTGCGTCCACAGGCTCTGCGAGCTCTTGCGCCACATGAAGCTGCTCGAGCCGCAACCACATCGACTTGGCCGGGAGATACGTTCGCTTCTCGCCATCGACCCCAACATGTTCGAGGGCGCGATCCGTTCGCTCGATCAATTCCGTCGCGAGGTTTTTTTCGAAAAACACCATGGTGCGCCCCACTCGTGAGTGCATAGAGCCCCTGGGCGTAAACGACAAGGGCGTGGGTGTTGTCCGCCTGAGCGCGTGGTCAAGGCGCCGACGGTTGCGCATTGCAACGCAATACGCTGACGGGAGGGATTCTACCCATCCGAACGTTTGGGTGATATTAGGAAGAGCACATAGAAATAGCAATTTCTTTCGGGGTGCCGCGCGAGCGCTGCACATAGGCGCCCGGTTCCTGCACCGGGCGTCCACGAAGAGCACCGACTGAGACATGCATCGGGTATTTCCTGCGATTCACCTACACGCCGATGCACCGGATTGCGATCGCGGCGGGGTTTTCCCCTGGATTTGACGTAAGTCACCAAGGCTTGCGAACGGATGTCATCAGAGACGGCCACCCCGTCGCATTGTGTGTATCGATCACCGGCGCGCGTCGCAGGAAAGTTGTTCGTGTCACGCCGGAGACTGTCGTCGCATCTCTCTTAGCCCAGCGACGTGACAAGGCCTGCGCCGCGGTCGAGCTTGAAGATCGAGACGACTTGCACCAGTTCATGGGACTGGTTGCGCAGGCTGTTGGCCGCGGCGGTCATTTCTTCCACCAGCGCGGCGTTTTGCTGGGTGGCCTCGTCCATCTGGGTGACCGCCTCGCCCACCTGGGCCACGCCCAGGGATTGTTCGTTGCTGGCGGCACTGATCTCACCCATGGTGTCGGTAACGCGGCGGATGGAGCGCACGACTTCGGTCATGGTGAGGCCGGCCTGTTCTACCTGGGCCGAACCTTGAGCGACGCGTTCCACGCTGGCGCCGATGAGCTTTTTGATTTCCTTGGCCGCGTCGGCGGAACGTGCGGCCAGACTGCGCACTTCATTGGCCACTACCGCGAAGCCGCGGCCCTGCTCACCGGCACGGGCTGATTCCACCGCGGCGTTCAAGGCGAGGATGTTGGTCTGGAAGGCGATGCCGTCGATGACGCCGATGATGTCGGCGATTTTCCTGGAGCTGTCGTTGATACCTTTCATGGTTTCCACGACCTGATTGACGACTTCGCCACACTGGATGGCGACGTCAGATGTGTTCATGGCCAACTGGTTCGCCTGACGGGCATTGTCGGCGTTCTGGCGCACGGTGGAACTGAGCTGTTCCATGGAGGCGGCGGTTTCTTCCAGGGCGCTGGCCTGGCTTTCAGTGCGGGCGCTGAGGTCGTCGTTGCCCTGGGCGATTTCGGCACTGGCGGTGGCCACGTTTTCCGAGCCGGAACGTACGTTGGAGACAACGCGCACGAGACTGTTTTGCATGTCTCTCAGGCTGTTGAGCAACTGGCCGACTTCGTCGGTGCGGTGGTTGTCGATACGGGCGGTCAAATCGCCTTCGGCGACCTGGCGGGCTACCGCAGTGGCTTTTACCAGCGGTCTGGTGATGCTGCCCGAGATCAGCCACGCACACACCACGCTCAGCAGCAAGCTGACCACGCCAAGGGCGATCATCAGCAGGCGGCTGAATTCGTAGTTGGCCTCGATCTGCGTGGCCACCTTGTCAATTTCCTCGCGCTGCTGCTTCACTAACGCGTCGACCTTCGCTACGAAGAGCCTGGAAGCAGGGATGAACTGTTGCTCCAGCAACTGGTTCGCCTCCTCGGCTTTGCCCGACTTTTTCAATGCATAGATCTGGTCGCGGGTAGAGATAAAAATTTTGCGCTGTTCACCAATTGCGGCAAACAGCGACTTTTCCTCGTCCGAGCTCATCAACGCTTCTATCGACTTTTGCAAGGCTCCCGACACCTTGGACGAAGCCATTGCTTCTTCCACGAAGTAACTGGCAAGGCCAGGGTCAGCGCTCTTGGCAATCGCGGTCGTGCGGGTGACTGCGGTATTGATATTGCGCGACCAGTCGCTGACAAGCCGCTCGGTCTGGATTGGATTGGCAACCAGATCGCGGGTCGCCTTCGCCACAGAGGACAGGCGCGCAAGCCCTATGACGATGCTGATCATCGACATGATCAATACCAGAACGAAGCCCGCCGCCAGTCGCTTGGCGATGGGCAGGTTGGAAATAAACGTTGGCATAGTCAGTTGCTTCAATAAGAGGGAAATACCCGCTGACAATACGGACTATCAGAGATCGCTCACTACAGGTATACGGCAGCAAGCGCTGAAGACTGAAGGCATTATTTGACGAGGCATTCCTTAAATCGGAGTAAGGATGTCCTTATAAGAAAGTCAGCTTGAGCGGAGCCCATCGTCGTAATGGATCCATCGACGGTCGTTTGAGCATCTCCGCGGTGATCAATGAATACTTTTCCTCGGTACGGGCGGTCGCCAGTACGCGTGACTCCTGATGCAGCAACAGTCTGGCCCACGCTAGCAGTCGGCAATGGGCAACGGGTGACGGGACACACCGTCAAGGCGGCATCTGCGGAGCGGGGATGCACGGGGTGAAGAAGGACGGGAAGTTTCGGAAATGGAATGCCCCATCTCGGCTATTTACTTTCCGCAATTCGGCCATTAGATTGGCGGCCGTCTGGATATCTTTTCATCTGTTGCAATCCACGCAGTCCAGACCTTGGCTATGCGATGTCGCATAGCTTTTTTTGCTCTCTGCGAGAAAGATACAGAAAGTTTCCATTCCTAATTTTTGGTCGTGTTTACCCAACACTTTTTTGAATCGCATTTCACCGGCAGTTATTCTGCGCTCCGCGGGTTCAACAACTCAAACTTAAGGACGCAGATGAAGAAGACCACACTGGCAACGCTTTCGCTGGCCATGCTCGGCGCAACCGGCGTAGCTCACGCACAAAACAGCGTCACGCTGTACGGGATCGTCGATACGGGCCTGACTTACGTTTCAAACGACGGCGGCAGCAAGTCCATCAGCATGTCGTCGGGCAACGAGTCCGGTAGTCGCTGGGGCCTGAAAGGCTCAGAAGACCTGGGTGGTGGCCTGAAGACAATCTTCCAGGTGGAGAACGGTTTTAATTCGACCAACGGCAAACTCGGCCAGGGTAGCCGCATGTTCGGCCGCCAGGCGTTCGTTGGCCTGAGCAGTGACAAGTGGGGTACGCTCACGGCCGGTCGTCAATACGATCCGCTGGTTGACCTGGTTCAGCCGGTGCAGGGCGATGGCTTCCTCGGTGGCGTGTTCATCTCGCCGGGCGACATCGACAACGCCGACAACAGCGCGCGCGTGAATAACTCGATCAAGTACACCTCGCCGTCCTGGTCCGGCCTCCAGTTCGAAACCATGTACTCGCTGGGCGGAGTGGCTGGCGCGATGGGCTCGGGTCAGAGCTACGCTGCCGCAGCTGCATACAGCAACGGTCCGGTTAACCTGGCAGCGGGCTACTACCACCTGAGCAACGGCAGCGGCACGAACCGCGGTACGACGACGTGGGACTCGCTGTTCAACACGGCGGTCAACGCGGCGTATTCCACTGCGGCGTCGATCAACAATGCACGTATCGGCGGCAACTACGTATTCGGCACGGTGACCCTGGGTGGCTACCTCAGCCACGCCGAATACACTGTGGACGGTAGTTCGACATTCAAGCAGGCTGAAAAGTACAACACGGGTTCGGTGTACGCCGTCTGGCAGGTCTCGGCACCGCTGCAGACCGAGATCGGCTACGTGTACCTGAAGTCGAGCGGCAACTCGTCGGCAAAGTACAACCAGTTCGCGGTCGCGGCGGACTACTCGATCAGCAAGCGTACGGACTTCTACGCATGGGCAGCGTACACGACTGCATCAGGCACGCAAGACTCGTCGGGCACGGCCGCAGTCGCTGTCATCGGCTCGGCAACAGGCGATTCGGGCTCCAGCAAGCAGGCTACTGTAACCGTCGGTATCCGCCATAAGTTCTAATTGGTAGATGCCCTAAGGAAAGCCCGCATTGATGCGGGCTTTTTTGCTGTTATCACCCCGTTGTCACGCTCTTGCTAGTGCAACCTCTCCATGAAGTACAGGGAAGTGCTCGGGAGCGTTTGGGGAAAATATGCCCAAATCGCAGCTTGCCTTGCGAAGGGCTCTATCATCCACCGTCTCCAGAACGGTCACGCATTTCCCACACATTTCATTACTCGACCGAACTCTCGATTGGCGATCCTGAAGCGTTATTGTTTCGATGACGACCGGGCACAGATCGGGCGTTCAGCGTTGAATCGGCGCACTAGTCCTGAGTGGATGCATTGGTGGCGTCGGCCTGTACCAGCGCGCGCACGAGCAGGTACACGGCTGGCAGATTGTCGTCGTCACGTCGCCAGTCGACGGGTTCGTCGAGATCCATCCCGGACAAACGACTGTCCTCGAACCGGACAAACGTTGAGCGTACGGTCTCGTCGTGCCTTGCCCGGAAGCCCCGATTCTCGAAGACCTGTTCGTCGATTGTCAGCAGCGTGCGCCAGGTCGGCAATTGCGCGCCGCTTGAGTAACGGCGACGGCCATTGTCGAGGTAACGACCTGCGACCGTGGCAATGGTCTGCTGGAGGTCGAGCGACGCGCTGCGGAGTGCGCGTTCGAGGGCGACAGGATCGATGTCGTGGACATCCCTATCAAGAGCAGAGTCGTTAATCATGCTGTTATCTTCCTGAGGACTCACGGCAACTCGTAGCATCAGAGTTGATGCTTCAACGCTGCCTGGTTTCGCTGTGCCAACAACTGGCGGATCTGGGCAAGATAGTTATCGCCGACCGTGCAATCTTCAACAGGCCGGATAGGTTGACGAGGCGTTGGCGGACGTACGCCGAGATAGCGGCACACCGCTGACAGGTAGGGTTTGCCGTTGCCTCCCAGATGTCGCGCAGCAGCCGCCACGCGCACGTCTCCGACATGCTTGCGCAACCACGCAAGCGTTTCGCGATCACCGTCGTTCAAGATGCGGATGAGCTGGTTCATGACCGATCCTGTATATAAAAACAGTACTGTAAATTTATACAGTATTTGATCGGGATGCAAGTCAATTCGCAGGACGCCGGATTTGGCGGGAAGACGCGCTCGGGTCGGATAGTATGATGAATCGTCGGCGCTCGATTAACCCCGATCGAACGCCTCGATCACCATCTATCGAGGCCGTAGTGAGGACGGCCCTCAAGGTTCTGTTGTTGTCCTCGTTGGCTTTGCCAGCATGGTGACAGCGCTTCTGTCTCTTCTCTCAACCCTACGGCCATCGTGTCCAGGTTGGACGAAGCATTCCTGGCTGCCAGTGGGTTAAGGGATTTCCCCAGGCGAACGGTCGCCGGGAAAATGCGAGCGATCCGGTCGTCGATCGGCCCGTTCGCGAGTGATCGATGTCCAGTTTGACGGTGGCAAGACCATGCGGGTAGAACCCTGTTTTGAAAGGGAATTATTCGAGCCCGTCAGGATTTTGCTGCAGTGCGAGGTTCAGGCTCAAGTGAACGAAGTTCAACGGTAAGTAAATCCCGACAACGCCCGAGCAAGATCCCTTCTTGAATTTGTCACCACCCGTCCATATAATTAGCACTCGCTGCACGAGAGTGCTAACAACATCGCCGGCTGGCTCAGCCAGCCGGGTTTTCTCAGCGTTCTTCAGTCTCAATCAAGAGAGGAGTATGTATGAACCTTCGTCCTTTGCATGATCGCGTGATCGTCAAACGTCTGGATCAAGAAACCAAGACTGCGTCGGGCATCGTGATCCCCGAAGCCGCAGCGGAAAAGCCGGATCAAGGCGAAATCCTCGCAGTCGGCCCGGGCAAGCGTGACGACAAGGGCGCAGCAATCGCGCTCGACGTGAAGGTTGGCGACCGCGTCCTGTTCGGCAAGTACGCAGGCCAGACCGTCAAGGTCGATGGCAACGAACTGCTCGTGATGCGCGAAGAAGACATCATGGCCGTGGTGCAGAAGTAAGCGCAAAGCCGCTACTTTCCCGGTCATATCCAAAGAATTCAAGGAGTTAGAAGATGGCAGCTAAAGACGTCGTATTCGGTGATTCCGCCCGTGCCAAGATGGTCGAAGGCGTGAACATTCTCGCGAACGCTGTGAAGGTCACGCTGGGTCCGAAGGGCCGCAATGTTGTCCTGGAACGCAGCTTCGGCGGCCCGACGGTCACCAAGGACGGTGTGTCGGTCGCAAAAGAGATCGAACTGAAAGACAAGCTCCAGAACATGGGCGCACAAATGGTCAAGGAAGTGGCTTCCAAGACCAGCGACAACGCAGGTGACGGCACCACGACCGCAACGGTTCTGGCTCAGTCGATCGTCCGCGAAGGCATGAAGTACGTTGCATCGGGCATGAACCCGATGGACCTGAAGCGCGGTATCGACAAGGCTGTTGCAGCCGCGATCGAAGAACTGCGCAAGATCAGCAAGCCGTGCACGACCAACAAGGAAATCGCTCAGGTTGGCGCGATTTCGGCAAACAGCGACTCGTCGATCGGCGACCGTATCGCTGAAGCAATGGACAAGGTCGGCAAGGAAGGCGTCATCACCGTTGAAGACGGCAAGTCGCTGCAAGACGAGCTGGACGTTGTCGAAGGTATGCAATTCGACCGCGGCTACCTGTCGCCGTACTTCATCAACAACCCGGACAAGCAAGTTGCTGTTCTGGACAACCCGTTCGTGCTGCTGCACGACAAGAAGGTCTCGAACATTCGTGACCTCCTCCCGGTCCTGGAACAAGTCGCGAAGGCTGGCCGTCCGCTGCTGATCATCGCAGAAGACGTCGAAGGTGAAGCACTGGCAACGCTGGTTGTGAACAACATCCGCGGCATCCTGAAGACGGTGGCTGTCAAGGCTCCGGGCTTCGGCGATCGTCGTAAGGCCATGCTGGAAGACATCGCGATCCTGACCGGCGGTCAAGTCATCGCTGAAGAAACCGGCCTGACGCTCGAAAAGGCAACGCTGGCTGAACTGGGTCAGGCGAAGCGTATCGAAGTGGGCAAGGAAAACACGACGATCATCGACGGCGCTGGCGAAGCTGCAACCATCGAAGCACGTGTGAAGCAAGTGCGCACGCAAATCGAAGAAGCAACGTCGGACTACGACCGTGAAAAGCTGCAAGAACGCGTCGCCAAGCTGGCTGGCGGTGTTGCAGTGATCAAGGTCGGCGCTGCGACCGAAGTCGAAATGAAGGAAAAGAAGGCACGTGTCGAAGACGCACTGCACGCAACGCGCGCAGCTGTGGAAGAAGGCATCGTTGCTGGCGGCGGCGTCGCTCTGATCCGTGCACGCACGGCGATCGCCGGCCTGAAGGGCGCTAACGCCGATCAGGACGCAGGTATCAAGATCGTTCTGCGCGCAATGGAAGAGCCGCTGCGTCAGATCGTCACGAACGGTGGCGAAGAAGCCAGCGTCGTGGTGGCAGCTGTTGCAGCTGGCACGGGCAACTACGGCTACAACGCTGCAACCGGCGAGTACGTCGACCTGGTTGACGCAGGTGTCGTGGATCCGACGAAGGTGACGCGCACGGCGCTGCAAAACGCAGCTTCGGTCGCAGGCCTGCTGTTGACCACCGACGCAGCTGTTTGCGAACTGCCGAAGGAAGATGCGCCCATGGCTGGCGGTATGCCCGGCGGCATGGGCGGCATGGGCATGGACATGTAATTTCGATTGGGCCTCGGCTGAGGCCCAGTTGGAAACACATGGGGAAGTGCGTCGCGAGGCGTGCTTCTCGAAACGAAAAACCCGCAGAAATGCGGGTTTTTTGTTTTGCGGCCGGCGCTCAGGCGGTTCGCTATGACGAAGCTTCCACGCAAGCGGGATTCGCCAGACAGTTGTCGCGCAAGTAGGCGAATATATGCGCCACGCTTTCGGCCGGCGTTTGCGTTGCGGTGTCTATTCTCAGCTCAGGATCGGACGGGGCCTCATAGGCTGCCGATACGCCGGTGAATGAAGCGATTTCTCCGGCCCTGGCCTTGGCATAGAGACCTTTCGGATCACGGTCGGCGCAGGTGTCGACAGAGGCGGAGAGGTAAGTCTCGATGAACTGGCCGGCGCCGATAATATCGCGCGCCATCGCTCTGTCTTCACGCATGGGCGAGATGAGCGCCGTGATGACGATGAGGCCGGCATCGTTCATCAATTGGGCGACGTGTGCCACCCGGCGAATATTTTCGCGTCGATCTTTCCTGTCGAAGCTGAGGTCGCACGCCAGGCCGTGGCGAATATTGTCGCCATCGAGTACATAGCATGCGCGCCCTAGTGAAACGAGTTGCCGTTCCAGTTCGAAAGCAATGGTCGACTTGCCCGCCCCGGACAATCCGGTCAGCCAGATGGTGATGGGTTTCTGGCGGAGAATCTGCATCCTGTCGCGGGCGGTAACGGAGCCCTGGAAACGTTTCAGGAAGGCGTGAGAGTGTCCCATTGTGTGTTTCCCCGGCCGTCAGGCGCAGTGCCAACCTTGCCGCCAGATTCCTGCGTTGTGCAGGCGCTCTGGCGAATTTGCGATCGTGACGTGAAAACCGTCTGACGCGGCCGTAGGTAGCGGAATTGAAAATCCAGCGTGGGCGCTCGGGTATCCGGCACTCGCAACGTCGGGTCGATACTCGCCACTCCAACCTCTCGCGACGACGTCCGTACCAATGCAGACTTCGAGTGGAACTCTTTCTTCCGGCCGGCTGAGATTGACAGCCCAGCCCGAAATTATACCGTCGTGGATGTTGTCGACAAAACCGTCGTACATGTCGGCGGTAATGTGGGGCTGGCTCTGCGCGAACGCTATGTATTCCCTGATAGGGGTGAGGTCGAACCGGTTGATGACGCGCACCACGTTCGAGAGGAATGCTTCGTCAAAACCGAAAACGATCGAACTGTGCGCGTACGGATTTTCCAGCTGATTGATCGCCTCCTGGATGGTGCGCACCAACGCCAGGGCCTTGGAAAAAACGTCGCCTGCCTCCATGGCGTGTTGCGCGATCGCCTGGTTGACGTCGCGAAAGAGCGCGTAATCGAAGCGATTCTCTTCGGCAAACGTTTGCCTCGCCGTTTCGCTCAATTCAGTTCTGTTTCTGGGTGCGCCGCTTGTTTTGTTGGTTTCGAAAAAAAAGGGCAGTTCGAGTCCAGTCTTTCCGCAGAGCCGAAGTAAAAATTCGCTCATGTCTTCGCAGACGCCGGTGGCGGCGATATGCCGGCGAACATGGGCTCGCGCGACTTCGAGGCTGCTTTCGTCGACCACGGAATGGCCGCTCAACATCTGGGTAAACAGGTTTTTGCCAGCGAGTGATTCGCTGACCCATTCGTCTAGCGAGAGGGTGCCGCGCCGAACCAGGGCCTCGGTTGCCGACACGCTGGCCCCTCGCACAACGTCCCCATTCTTGCCGTTGGACGCGTACCAGTAGTGCGATATCTGCCGTGCAAGCGGATCGCGCAGAATCGTGCAATACGTTAGCGGGGTCTTCAGGTTCCTGTGCATGCCATAGGGTTGATGGCCTCCGCCAATTCTTGTCGCCATCAACCTGGCGTGACTGCTTTCCCAGCCCTGCCGATCCCACTCGAAATTGACGAACTGATCTTTACCTTTGTTCAGATCAAAAAATGAGATGACGGTGGAGCCCCCGCTCTTCGGCGGATGGATGAAAAAAATCGGTGAGGCCATGGGCGCTAAATGACAGATTTACGAAATGTAAAGTCTAACCTGACGATAAGGCCGGGATGAGTTTGGCGCTGTAACGTTTAATTACAAGTTCAAACGCGTGTTGGCGTCATGAAAGGCGAGGCGTTTACTTTCGATTTCGCAAGGATGTCGTGTTCTGCCAGATGCTGAGACGAGGGCGGAGGGAGATATCCATAGACAAGGCAGGTCTGCCGGCGCAGAGCTTTCCACGTCGATGCGTCGGCAGACGGAGAAGAGCGGGTGGGCGGCAAACGGCCGGGAAGCCGGGAGGCGCGCTTCCCAAAACAAAAAACCCGCAGAGACGCGGGTTTTCACTGGGACCGTTTGGTTGCGGCTGATCTGGACAAGCTCGCCGGGCGCCTGCGGCTTGCGCGGCAGGCGCTTCGAGTCGTCAGTCAGTGCCGTGCTTCGCCCGGTGTGGCGTCCTTGCCGGTAGCGGGTGGCGTGT includes the following:
- a CDS encoding sulfotransferase family 2 domain-containing protein; translation: MASPIFFIHPPKSGGSTVISFFDLNKGKDQFVNFEWDRQGWESSHARLMATRIGGGHQPYGMHRNLKTPLTYCTILRDPLARQISHYWYASNGKNGDVVRGASVSATEALVRRGTLSLDEWVSESLAGKNLFTQMLSGHSVVDESSLEVARAHVRRHIAATGVCEDMSEFLLRLCGKTGLELPFFFETNKTSGAPRNRTELSETARQTFAEENRFDYALFRDVNQAIAQHAMEAGDVFSKALALVRTIQEAINQLENPYAHSSIVFGFDEAFLSNVVRVINRFDLTPIREYIAFAQSQPHITADMYDGFVDNIHDGIISGWAVNLSRPEERVPLEVCIGTDVVARGWSGEYRPDVASAGYPSAHAGFSIPLPTAASDGFHVTIANSPERLHNAGIWRQGWHCA
- the groES gene encoding co-chaperone GroES, whose product is MNLRPLHDRVIVKRLDQETKTASGIVIPEAAAEKPDQGEILAVGPGKRDDKGAAIALDVKVGDRVLFGKYAGQTVKVDGNELLVMREEDIMAVVQK
- a CDS encoding methyl-accepting chemotaxis protein — encoded protein: MPTFISNLPIAKRLAAGFVLVLIMSMISIVIGLARLSSVAKATRDLVANPIQTERLVSDWSRNINTAVTRTTAIAKSADPGLASYFVEEAMASSKVSGALQKSIEALMSSDEEKSLFAAIGEQRKIFISTRDQIYALKKSGKAEEANQLLEQQFIPASRLFVAKVDALVKQQREEIDKVATQIEANYEFSRLLMIALGVVSLLLSVVCAWLISGSITRPLVKATAVARQVAEGDLTARIDNHRTDEVGQLLNSLRDMQNSLVRVVSNVRSGSENVATASAEIAQGNDDLSARTESQASALEETAASMEQLSSTVRQNADNARQANQLAMNTSDVAIQCGEVVNQVVETMKGINDSSRKIADIIGVIDGIAFQTNILALNAAVESARAGEQGRGFAVVANEVRSLAARSADAAKEIKKLIGASVERVAQGSAQVEQAGLTMTEVVRSIRRVTDTMGEISAASNEQSLGVAQVGEAVTQMDEATQQNAALVEEMTAAANSLRNQSHELVQVVSIFKLDRGAGLVTSLG
- a CDS encoding DUF2471 domain-containing protein, whose protein sequence is MINDSALDRDVHDIDPVALERALRSASLDLQQTIATVAGRYLDNGRRRYSSGAQLPTWRTLLTIDEQVFENRGFRARHDETVRSTFVRFEDSRLSGMDLDEPVDWRRDDDNLPAVYLLVRALVQADATNASTQD
- the groL gene encoding chaperonin GroEL (60 kDa chaperone family; promotes refolding of misfolded polypeptides especially under stressful conditions; forms two stacked rings of heptamers to form a barrel-shaped 14mer; ends can be capped by GroES; misfolded proteins enter the barrel where they are refolded when GroES binds), which gives rise to MAAKDVVFGDSARAKMVEGVNILANAVKVTLGPKGRNVVLERSFGGPTVTKDGVSVAKEIELKDKLQNMGAQMVKEVASKTSDNAGDGTTTATVLAQSIVREGMKYVASGMNPMDLKRGIDKAVAAAIEELRKISKPCTTNKEIAQVGAISANSDSSIGDRIAEAMDKVGKEGVITVEDGKSLQDELDVVEGMQFDRGYLSPYFINNPDKQVAVLDNPFVLLHDKKVSNIRDLLPVLEQVAKAGRPLLIIAEDVEGEALATLVVNNIRGILKTVAVKAPGFGDRRKAMLEDIAILTGGQVIAEETGLTLEKATLAELGQAKRIEVGKENTTIIDGAGEAATIEARVKQVRTQIEEATSDYDREKLQERVAKLAGGVAVIKVGAATEVEMKEKKARVEDALHATRAAVEEGIVAGGGVALIRARTAIAGLKGANADQDAGIKIVLRAMEEPLRQIVTNGGEEASVVVAAVAAGTGNYGYNAATGEYVDLVDAGVVDPTKVTRTALQNAASVAGLLLTTDAAVCELPKEDAPMAGGMPGGMGGMGMDM
- the cysC gene encoding adenylyl-sulfate kinase, with amino-acid sequence MGHSHAFLKRFQGSVTARDRMQILRQKPITIWLTGLSGAGKSTIAFELERQLVSLGRACYVLDGDNIRHGLACDLSFDRKDRRENIRRVAHVAQLMNDAGLIVITALISPMREDRAMARDIIGAGQFIETYLSASVDTCADRDPKGLYAKARAGEIASFTGVSAAYEAPSDPELRIDTATQTPAESVAHIFAYLRDNCLANPACVEASS
- a CDS encoding porin, with translation MKKTTLATLSLAMLGATGVAHAQNSVTLYGIVDTGLTYVSNDGGSKSISMSSGNESGSRWGLKGSEDLGGGLKTIFQVENGFNSTNGKLGQGSRMFGRQAFVGLSSDKWGTLTAGRQYDPLVDLVQPVQGDGFLGGVFISPGDIDNADNSARVNNSIKYTSPSWSGLQFETMYSLGGVAGAMGSGQSYAAAAAYSNGPVNLAAGYYHLSNGSGTNRGTTTWDSLFNTAVNAAYSTAASINNARIGGNYVFGTVTLGGYLSHAEYTVDGSSTFKQAEKYNTGSVYAVWQVSAPLQTEIGYVYLKSSGNSSAKYNQFAVAADYSISKRTDFYAWAAYTTASGTQDSSGTAAVAVIGSATGDSGSSKQATVTVGIRHKF